One Schlesneria paludicola DSM 18645 DNA segment encodes these proteins:
- a CDS encoding DEAD/DEAH box helicase, giving the protein MTQKLFSELGLSPELLKAIERMGFEQASPIQAEAIPRLLEGHDVIGQSQTGSGKTAAFGIPAVELADPTNRAVQILMMCPTRELASQVAEEIAKLAAFKKGVRELPIFGGQSYDHQFRGLKAGPQIVIGTPGRLIDHIKQGTLKLNEVKMVVLDEADRMLDMGFREDIETILESIPTERQIVLFSATVPPPIRKIIERFTRDPVTVRIEATALNVPAIEQFYVEVDYRSKTEVLCRLLDLHDVRYGLVFGFTKIQVDQLTEALIARGYSADKLHGDMTQPMRERTMKRFRDRKIELLVATDVAARGLDVDDLEIVFNYELPHDAEDYVHRIGRTGRAGKSGKAISLVSGREFGRLQQIIRFTKSKIPRMSVPRLEELEEKHANRLVESLHNTIQAGDFKPQDKLLEDLIEAGHAPGEIVSALMHLLAEEKLRAPERIAEDDPRPQRRPPRDPSFGDRPPRGPGEDGPPQMTRPRESAGRGPRIDESGVWIKFNVGDNAGVSPGDFVGCIANEANVPRTVIGGIQILATVSFVQVAEEFAEQILEAVQGVRLRGRRVQAAPGAPPRRDFRPSNEGRPQRRGPRS; this is encoded by the coding sequence ATGACACAGAAACTCTTTTCCGAATTGGGCTTGTCGCCCGAACTGCTTAAAGCCATCGAACGCATGGGGTTCGAGCAGGCGTCTCCGATCCAGGCCGAAGCGATCCCGCGGCTGCTCGAAGGCCACGATGTGATCGGGCAATCGCAGACCGGGTCTGGCAAGACCGCGGCGTTTGGGATTCCCGCCGTTGAATTGGCAGATCCAACGAATCGCGCCGTGCAGATCCTGATGATGTGCCCGACGCGTGAACTGGCATCCCAGGTTGCTGAGGAAATTGCCAAACTGGCGGCGTTCAAGAAAGGCGTGCGTGAGCTGCCGATCTTTGGCGGTCAGAGCTATGACCATCAGTTCCGTGGCCTGAAGGCCGGTCCACAGATCGTCATCGGGACTCCCGGGCGGTTGATCGACCATATCAAGCAGGGCACGCTGAAGCTCAACGAAGTTAAGATGGTCGTGCTCGACGAAGCCGACCGAATGCTGGACATGGGTTTTCGCGAGGATATCGAGACGATTCTCGAATCGATTCCGACCGAACGTCAGATCGTGCTGTTTTCGGCCACGGTTCCGCCGCCGATCCGCAAGATCATTGAACGGTTTACACGCGATCCGGTCACGGTGCGAATTGAAGCGACTGCGCTGAACGTTCCCGCAATCGAGCAGTTCTACGTCGAAGTCGACTATCGATCGAAAACCGAAGTTCTGTGCCGCCTGCTCGATTTGCATGACGTGCGTTATGGACTTGTTTTCGGGTTCACGAAGATTCAGGTCGACCAATTGACGGAAGCGCTGATCGCCCGTGGCTACAGCGCCGACAAGCTGCACGGCGACATGACCCAGCCGATGCGCGAGCGGACGATGAAGCGGTTCCGCGATCGCAAGATTGAACTGCTGGTTGCGACCGACGTGGCGGCACGTGGGCTCGACGTCGACGATCTGGAAATCGTGTTCAACTACGAATTGCCGCACGATGCCGAGGACTACGTCCATCGTATCGGCCGCACGGGGCGAGCGGGAAAAAGCGGTAAGGCGATCAGCCTGGTCAGCGGCCGTGAATTTGGCCGCTTGCAACAGATCATTCGGTTCACCAAGTCGAAGATCCCGCGGATGTCGGTGCCTCGACTGGAAGAGCTGGAAGAGAAGCACGCGAACCGACTGGTCGAGTCGCTGCACAACACGATTCAAGCGGGTGACTTCAAACCGCAGGATAAGCTATTGGAAGATCTGATCGAAGCAGGGCACGCACCCGGCGAGATCGTTTCCGCCCTGATGCACCTGCTGGCGGAAGAGAAGCTGCGAGCGCCCGAACGGATTGCCGAAGATGATCCGCGTCCACAGCGTCGTCCGCCGCGCGATCCTTCATTCGGGGATCGTCCGCCGCGTGGACCGGGTGAAGACGGTCCGCCGCAGATGACACGTCCACGCGAATCGGCGGGACGGGGCCCGCGAATCGACGAGTCTGGTGTCTGGATCAAGTTCAATGTGGGTGACAACGCGGGCGTCTCGCCAGGCGATTTCGTCGGTTGCATCGCCAACGAAGCCAACGTACCGAGGACCGTCATCGGCGGCATTCAGATTCTGGCGACAGTGAGCTTTGTGCAGGTGGCTGAAGAGTTTGCCGAGCAAATTTTGGAAGCGGTCCAAGGCGTCCGCCTGCGTGGTCGACGTGTTCAGGCCGCCCCTGGGGCGCCGCCACGACGTGATTTCCGACCGAGCAACGAAGGGCGACCTCAGCGGCGTGGGCCACGTTCCTGA